ATACCGACTAATTTCCGTAAAATGTAATCTAAATCCAAGTTTTGAGGTAGCCATGAGAACTTTTTTTTGGAAAAAATGAATTGCAGCTCCTGTTCGATGTGCTGAATCAATGAGAAGATAACCACTGTAAGTATAACAATCATCAATGGACCCAAAACTAATAAATTTGAAAAAAGCAGTAGTCCCTATAATTTGTCCAAATTTTTCTAAGATGAAAAAATGGCTAACTTCTTTCACCTTCATGGTCTCAATAAAATCTTTTTCAGAAAGTGGAATATTATCTAAAAATTGATAAACTTTATTTTTATTAAAAAGTTGAACAACATCTGGTATATCTTCTCTATGTAATTCTCTTACCTTATAAATATTACTCTTTCCCATTCAATAACCTCTTTTTCAAAGCAAAATGTAAAATTATTACAACAAATGTAAACACTATCACATATAAAAGCATATTATCAAATGAAAGTACATGGCCCCCCAAAGTTTTCAAAGTTATACCATACGATTCACTATAAGTTATTTTTTCACTTGAAGAAGCGGTGCCAAAAACTTCCTTAATGCTACTTGTCATTAGTTCCTGCTTGAGCATTGCATTGACTTGTGTGAGAGGAAACCATGTCATTATTTGAGAAAGAGGGGTACCAACAGTTCCAATTGGAATATATATTCCTGATATAAAACCAATGAAAGTTCCTATAATAGTACTCAAAGTACTAAAGGCGGATCCACTCTTTATAAATAAAAGCAAAGGTAGAGTCATACTTGCGGATAATATACAACTAAGAGTGATTGTGAAAAATATTTTCAAAAAATCAAATATCGTAAAAAGAGCAAAAGCATGAGTTCCATTAAAAATAAGGATTCCCAAGAAACAACAAATGAGAGAAATACATGTTCCTAATAAAATAGCAGAAAGAGCATAAGATAACTCAAATTTCCATGGAGAGTAGGAACTTATCATAAAATCTTCGTCTATCTTATTTTCTCTATCAATAATCATGACACCGAATGCCCCTAATGTACTTGTTAAGGTAGCAACAGTTGTTAATCCAGCAATCAGCCAAAAATTAACCATTTGAACAGCTTGGTCCCGTAATTCTTGATTTGGAACACTTTGTTGTATGGCTTCCATTTGTCCTTTTCCAATAAATATCTGATAGAGAACCAATAGAATGATAATTGAAAGAAATGAAAGAACAAAAGCAATCCTGTCTCGTGTATAAACTAGAAGATTTCTTTTAATTAATGCTATCATAGCTCTTCCCTTTCTATATTTTTTATCAAGTTTAAATAGGCCGTTTCTAAACTAGCCTGTTGTACATCAAAATTTTTTATTTTTCCTCTATTTTCTGAAACAACAGTTACTATTTCGTCGATATTAAGCCCTTCTGCCACAAAATTTCCATCTTCATCCTCAATAAATGTAAAATTTTCTTTTTTTAAAGTTTCTCCGTTTTTCATATTTACTTTTAATTTTGTTGTAGAATTTTTTTTCACCAAGTCTTCTGTTGTTCCAGAATAGAGGAGAGCCCCGTGCACTAAGATATCTACACGATCACAAAATGTCATTTCTTCTAAATAATGTGTAATCAAAATGATCGTCATTCCTTTTTCTTTATTTAATCCATAAATTGCTTCCCATAGACTCTGCCGTGACTGTGGGTCAAGTCCTGTTGTTGGCTCATCTAACAACAGAACAGAGGGCTTATGTATCAAAGCACGTACAATGTCTACTTTTCTTTTCTGCCCACCGGAAAGTGTACCATATTTTTTATTTTTTAATTCATCAATATTCAGAAAGTGTTTCAAATCGCTTAAGTTTTTCAAAGTCTCTTTTTTATCAAGCCCATACAAAGCACCTCTTGATAACAAGTTTTCTTCAACAGTTAAAAACTTATCCAAACGGCTTGTCTGAAAAACCACTCCAATTTTTTTGTACAAGTGTTCCGCCTTGACAATATTAGATTTTTCACTCCAAACAATAGTACCTTTTGTTTGTTTAACAGTTTGAATAAGAAGACTAAATAAAGTTGTTTTACCCGCACCGTTAGGACCTAGTAATCCATAAAATTTTCCTTCTTCATATTCAAAAGAGACATTCTTCAAAGCTTCAAATTTACCATATTTTTTCTCGATACCATGTAAAGATATTTTCATTTTTGTGAAACCAGAACCTTTCCAAAACCAATAACTCTATTATTTTTATTCGAAATTTTTACATCTACTTCAAATAATTTTCCTAGAGCTATTTTTTTTTGACATTTTATATAAAGAACTTCCCCAGGCAATGCAAGACCTTTAAACTTGAAATTTTTGATACTTGCAAGATAACCAACTTTTTGAGCAAGTTCTTCACTATATACAATCTTTTTTTTATCACTATTTTCAATATTGTCTGTATCTATTTCATCTAGAATATACATTAGTGCCGCAGCTTGAGCTCCAGACTCAACAAGTAATACACCTGGTACAATAGGATTCTGAGGAAAATGCCCTTGAAAGTATGGCTCTGTTACTGTTATATTTTTTTTACATAGAATTTCACCTCGAGAATACTCTTCTACAGAATCTACCATTAAAAAAGGAAATCGATGTGGCAATAAAGTCATAATCTGTTTAATATCTAATAAGCTCATAGTATTATCCTTTGCTTTTTTCATCCATAATATAATCTGTGAGTTTATTTATAGATGAAAAAATGGACATGTCATCATCAGTAAGGGATACATCAAATTCCATAGATATACCAATGGATAATTCCAATGCATCAATAGAATCAAGTTCTAATCCTCTTCCAAATAATGGCTGATCATTCTGAATTAACTTTTTATCAATATCTAACATTAAAGATTCTATGATTATATCTTTTATTTT
This window of the Lactococcus garvieae subsp. garvieae genome carries:
- a CDS encoding ABC transporter permease, encoding MIALIKRNLLVYTRDRIAFVLSFLSIIILLVLYQIFIGKGQMEAIQQSVPNQELRDQAVQMVNFWLIAGLTTVATLTSTLGAFGVMIIDRENKIDEDFMISSYSPWKFELSYALSAILLGTCISLICCFLGILIFNGTHAFALFTIFDFLKIFFTITLSCILSASMTLPLLLFIKSGSAFSTLSTIIGTFIGFISGIYIPIGTVGTPLSQIMTWFPLTQVNAMLKQELMTSSIKEVFGTASSSEKITYSESYGITLKTLGGHVLSFDNMLLYVIVFTFVVIILHFALKKRLLNGKE
- a CDS encoding ABC transporter ATP-binding protein gives rise to the protein MKISLHGIEKKYGKFEALKNVSFEYEEGKFYGLLGPNGAGKTTLFSLLIQTVKQTKGTIVWSEKSNIVKAEHLYKKIGVVFQTSRLDKFLTVEENLLSRGALYGLDKKETLKNLSDLKHFLNIDELKNKKYGTLSGGQKRKVDIVRALIHKPSVLLLDEPTTGLDPQSRQSLWEAIYGLNKEKGMTIILITHYLEEMTFCDRVDILVHGALLYSGTTEDLVKKNSTTKLKVNMKNGETLKKENFTFIEDEDGNFVAEGLNIDEIVTVVSENRGKIKNFDVQQASLETAYLNLIKNIEREEL
- a CDS encoding 3-hydroxyacyl-ACP dehydratase FabZ family protein, which gives rise to MSLLDIKQIMTLLPHRFPFLMVDSVEEYSRGEILCKKNITVTEPYFQGHFPQNPIVPGVLLVESGAQAAALMYILDEIDTDNIENSDKKKIVYSEELAQKVGYLASIKNFKFKGLALPGEVLYIKCQKKIALGKLFEVDVKISNKNNRVIGFGKVLVSQK
- a CDS encoding phosphopantetheine-binding protein, whose amino-acid sequence is MIDWTIEEQNINKRITIENKIKDIIIESLMLDIDKKLIQNDQPLFGRGLELDSIDALELSIGISMEFDVSLTDDDMSIFSSINKLTDYIMDEKSKG